The following proteins come from a genomic window of Dreissena polymorpha isolate Duluth1 chromosome 1, UMN_Dpol_1.0, whole genome shotgun sequence:
- the LOC127881614 gene encoding uncharacterized protein C56G2.4-like has protein sequence MDNDAFWFGSQYATRCPLKGASYDPKCTNLRPDTADSFGTRFFQSSAIDSLDRYLSVRFESIGRNYTGCGTTFTWDGKERVNIDVYPLSDDVETPWFVRNTPNITWSSNATDYYTLIVYDAGYMICHGLYVNVRGNDLSSGQVVKEYHGPKRSFILQNPYIFLLFKHSQPVNVTAELKNVILNPNWSQKWPIYDFAQNLNMGDPVAVNWVVVTGDEYGAAMSESFGLFFCPDFSTKALHRVPRPFFSNSTQLSVWLDVTMTTTSLNYSVCCNKFTFGAGARKLDPIGNRIYHTADVRSEAIVTYSIKKAGFLPSNFTGEMHSIVTMDPDVPSPAVGTQERPLLHGLFINIRDGNFSTGELVLNYSGPAPSDNKPHYYYFMLYRHVVPLNATAMPSYSSDPRNGRYLFDINRLVSDHNMTLVGATWLRATTDDYVTYRLVAREPGNEASLCAKYPGYSKPCPTSGSTKAFVINNVPMLVVGLCNIMFMAFSALH, from the exons ATGGACAACGACGCATTTTGGTTCGGGAGCCAATACGCTACAAGGTGTCCGCTAAAGGGAGCCAGCTATGACCCAAAGTGCACCAATTTACGGCCGGACACTGCTGACAGTTTTGGAACCCGGTTTTTCCAAAGCAGCGCGATTGATTCCCTGGACAGGTACCTCTCTGTGCGGTTCGAATCTATCGGAA GAAACTACACCGGATGCGGTACGACGTTCACCTGGGACGGAAAGGAGAGGGTTAATATAGACGTCTACCCACTTTCAGATGACGTTGAGACGCCGTGGTTTGTTAGAAACAC ACCCAACATAACCTGGAGTAGTAACGCTACAGATTACTACACGCTGATTGTTTATGACGCCGGATACATGATCTGTCATGGCCTTTACGTTAACGTCAGGGGTAATGATCTCAGCAGCGGACAG GTTGTTAAAGAGTACCACGGTCCGAAAAGAAGCTTCATTCTACAGAACCCCTACATATTCCTGCTTTTCAAGCATTCCCAACCGGTGAATGTGACGGCAGAACTTAAGAACGTAATTTTAAACCCCAACTGGAGCCAAAAATGGCCAATTTACGACTTCGCGCAAAATCTCAATATGGGAG ATCCTGTCGCTGTGAACTGGGTGGTTGTCACGGGTGACGAATATGGAGCCGCCATGTCAGAGAGTTTTGGATTATTCTTTTGCCCGGATTTCTCAACAAAAG CTTTGCATCGAGTACCCCGCCCATTCTTCAGCAACTCGACTCAGTTGTCTGTCTGGTTGGACGTTACCATGACGACTACCAGTCTCAACTACTCAGTCTGCTGTAACAAATTCACATTTGG AGCTGGGGCCCGTAAGTTGGACCCTATAGGGAACCGGATCTACCACACTGCGGATGTGAGGAGCGAGGCCATAGTCACTTACTCCATAAAGAAGGCCGGTTTCCTTCCATCGAACTTTACAG GTGAGATGCACAGCATCGTGACCATGGACCCTGATGTTCCATCGCCAGCCGTTGGTACCCAGGAACGGCCCCTGTTACACGGCCTCTTCATCAACATCAGGGATGGCAACTTCAGCACTG GGGAGTTGGTTCTCAACTATTCGGGGCCTGCGCCATCCGACAACAAgccccactactactacttcatgcTGTACAGACATGTCGTCCCATTGAACGCGACGGCAATGCCATCGTACTCATCTGACCCACGTAACGGAAG GTATCTGTTTGACATCAACCGCCTGGTTTCCGATCACAACATGACGCTTGTGGGTGCCACTTGGCTGCGCGCGACAACGGACGATTACGTCACGTACCGCCTCGTTGCTAGGGAACCTGGAAATGAAGCTTCATTGTGCGCGAAATACCCTGGATATAGCAAACCGTGCCCTACTTCTGGCAGTACCAAGGCTTTCGTGATAAACAACGTTCCAATGCTCGTTGTTGGATTGTGTAATATTATGTTTATGGCGTTTTCTGCGTTGCACTGA